In Deltaproteobacteria bacterium, a single genomic region encodes these proteins:
- a CDS encoding ornithine cyclodeaminase family protein, with the protein MTLILNNDDVKQVLTMDVTMAALEKAYVELVDKEAVCRPRIDLQVPTSDPEKMYQWGTMEGGSTSGYFAIRMKSDIIYEQEYNGAVTQEKYCVRPGRFCGLILLTSIENGEPLALLNDGHLQHMRVGADSGIGAKYMAREDAAVVGMVGSGGMARSHLEAFMKVRRIERVQVYSPTKANREAYAREMTEQFDVEAVPLSDPDALYKGADIIAGCTDSAVDIITGAMVEPGTHITSIGGRPDAETFERIEVSLRLGTAPAPWGLDEFELPDEYITYAARPEHDAGFKMKRKRRRAHGVQGGDKNVMLADLVAGRHPGRTSADQITYSERGNVQGAQFYSVAGKVYELARERGLGKEIPTEWLLQDIRD; encoded by the coding sequence ATGACCCTGATCCTGAACAACGACGACGTGAAGCAGGTGCTCACCATGGACGTCACCATGGCGGCCCTCGAGAAGGCCTACGTCGAACTGGTGGACAAGGAGGCCGTCTGCCGTCCGCGTATCGACCTGCAGGTGCCCACCTCGGACCCCGAGAAGATGTACCAGTGGGGCACCATGGAGGGCGGCTCCACGTCCGGCTACTTCGCCATCCGCATGAAGTCGGACATCATCTACGAGCAGGAGTACAATGGCGCCGTCACGCAGGAGAAGTACTGTGTCCGGCCGGGCCGCTTCTGCGGCCTGATCCTGCTCACGAGCATCGAGAACGGCGAGCCACTGGCGCTGCTGAACGACGGCCACCTGCAACACATGCGCGTGGGCGCCGACTCCGGCATCGGCGCGAAGTACATGGCGCGCGAGGACGCCGCGGTGGTGGGCATGGTGGGCTCGGGCGGCATGGCGCGCTCGCACCTGGAAGCGTTTATGAAGGTGCGGCGCATCGAGCGGGTGCAGGTCTACAGTCCCACCAAGGCGAACCGGGAGGCGTATGCGCGGGAAATGACCGAGCAGTTCGACGTCGAGGCCGTGCCCCTGAGCGATCCGGACGCGCTGTACAAGGGGGCCGACATCATTGCAGGCTGCACCGATTCGGCCGTGGACATCATTACCGGGGCGATGGTGGAGCCGGGCACTCACATCACCTCCATCGGCGGCCGGCCGGACGCCGAGACCTTCGAGCGCATCGAGGTCTCGTTGCGGCTGGGCACCGCGCCGGCGCCCTGGGGCCTGGATGAGTTCGAGCTGCCGGACGAGTACATCACCTATGCGGCGCGGCCCGAACACGACGCCGGTTTCAAGATGAAGCGCAAGCGCCGCCGCGCCCACGGGGTGCAGGGCGGCGACAAGAACGTGATGCTCGCGGACCTTGTGGCGGGGCGGCACCCGGGGCGCACCTCGGCGGACCAGATCACGTATTCGGAACGGGGCAATGTCCAGGGAGCCCAGTTCTATTCGGTGGCCGGCAAGGTCTACGAGCTGGCCAGGGAACGGGGACTCGGCAAGGAGATCCCTACGGAGTGGCTGCTGCAGGACATACGGGATTAG
- a CDS encoding (deoxy)nucleoside triphosphate pyrophosphohydrolase: MLKVVAGILHQDDRFLVCQRRGDGPFPHKWEFPGGKIESGEGAREALRRELKEELDITVEQASEVFRHTHAYADGTRVELVFFDVRAYRGTPRNRVFERIAWVAAGELQDVDFLEGDLPLVQALSGGGLVPERREEST; the protein is encoded by the coding sequence ATGCTCAAGGTCGTTGCCGGAATTCTCCACCAAGATGACCGGTTCCTCGTGTGCCAGCGGCGCGGCGACGGCCCGTTCCCGCACAAGTGGGAGTTTCCGGGCGGCAAGATCGAGTCGGGGGAGGGGGCACGGGAGGCTCTCCGGAGGGAGCTCAAGGAGGAACTGGACATCACGGTGGAACAGGCCAGCGAGGTTTTTCGACACACCCACGCCTATGCCGACGGCACGCGCGTGGAGCTGGTTTTCTTCGATGTGCGCGCCTACCGCGGAACCCCGCGTAATCGGGTGTTCGAGCGTATCGCGTGGGTGGCCGCGGGCGAGCTGCAAGACGTAGACTTTTTGGAAGGAGACCTGCCGCTGGTACAAGCCTTGTCCGGCGGCGGGCTCGTGCCGGAACGGAGAGAGGAGTCGACATGA
- a CDS encoding ubiquinone/menaquinone biosynthesis methyltransferase: MPARARLASRDTQVRNIFDRIAGRYDLLNRIISFRLDSLWRRKLIRVLGLAGRPASVLDMGTGTGALALDACRVLAPGARVVGVDFSRAMLRRAREQAVRTGAASRVDYVLAHALAAPVRSAAFDAVMSAFVLRNVGDLESFFRESYRVLKPGGQVASLDMFPPPHGLFAHLYWLYFGKLMPRIGAMVSGDPTAYRYLSDSVRSFVSPETVAETLVSAGFAETRIRRYLLGAVCLHVATKPGGSPREEATEP, translated from the coding sequence ATGCCCGCGCGCGCCCGGCTTGCCTCCCGCGATACCCAGGTCCGGAACATCTTCGATCGCATCGCCGGACGCTACGACCTGCTCAACCGGATCATCAGCTTCCGGCTCGATTCGCTGTGGCGCCGCAAGCTCATCCGCGTCCTGGGCCTGGCCGGCCGCCCGGCATCGGTCCTGGACATGGGCACGGGCACGGGAGCGCTGGCCCTGGACGCCTGCCGGGTGCTCGCGCCCGGGGCGCGGGTGGTCGGCGTCGATTTCTCGCGGGCCATGCTCCGGCGCGCCCGCGAGCAGGCCGTGCGGACGGGTGCGGCATCCCGGGTCGACTACGTGCTGGCGCACGCGCTCGCCGCGCCGGTGCGAAGCGCGGCGTTCGACGCGGTCATGAGCGCTTTCGTCCTGCGCAACGTGGGCGACCTGGAGTCGTTTTTCCGCGAGTCGTACCGCGTGCTCAAGCCCGGCGGACAGGTGGCGTCGCTGGACATGTTTCCGCCGCCCCATGGGCTTTTCGCGCACCTCTACTGGCTCTATTTCGGGAAGCTCATGCCGCGCATCGGCGCCATGGTGAGCGGCGACCCCACGGCCTACCGTTACCTGTCGGATTCCGTGCGGTCGTTCGTGTCGCCGGAGACGGTGGCGGAGACGCTTGTCTCGGCCGGCTTCGCGGAGACCCGCATCCGCCGGTACCTGCTGGGAGCGGTCTGTCTTCACGTCGCCACCAAGCCCGGGGGAAGCCCGAGGGAGGAAGCAACCGAGCCATGA
- a CDS encoding polyprenyl synthetase family protein, whose protein sequence is MDPYGFVADQLALVEQRLAECTRSKEPELTRIASHLIGGGGKRIRPVITLLAFKAFHGRRVDDAVDIATAMELIHAATLLHDDIIDGAEFRRGKESAFKRYGLTRTLVTGDFLFIKAFEFAGKFDEQVVQWTADACTSLTEGEILQGSFNRSRTVTAHDYLEIVERKTASLFQTGARLGAYIADAPCQQVEVAASFGLNLGIAFQMMDDVLDVVGRRDLLGKSTGMDLRDGNPSLPIVLSLLDGHKAVTQVFQSREPTENDIQRALDAMGNGSVIERARDFARKYALKACREVDRLPDSVERDALKGLAHLLTDRDR, encoded by the coding sequence GTGGACCCCTACGGCTTTGTCGCCGACCAGTTGGCGCTGGTGGAGCAAAGGCTGGCGGAGTGCACCCGTTCGAAGGAGCCGGAGCTGACCCGGATCGCCTCCCACCTGATCGGGGGCGGCGGCAAACGCATCCGGCCCGTCATCACCCTCCTTGCCTTCAAGGCGTTCCACGGCCGGCGTGTGGACGACGCCGTGGACATCGCCACGGCCATGGAGTTGATCCATGCGGCGACCCTGCTGCACGACGACATCATCGACGGCGCGGAGTTCAGGCGCGGCAAGGAATCGGCCTTCAAGCGTTACGGCCTCACGCGCACGCTCGTGACCGGGGATTTCCTGTTCATCAAGGCGTTCGAGTTCGCCGGCAAGTTCGATGAGCAGGTGGTGCAGTGGACCGCGGACGCGTGCACGAGCCTGACCGAGGGCGAGATCCTGCAGGGCTCCTTCAACCGCAGCCGCACGGTCACCGCGCACGACTATCTCGAGATCGTCGAGCGCAAGACCGCCTCGCTCTTTCAGACGGGCGCCAGGCTCGGGGCCTACATCGCGGACGCGCCGTGCCAACAGGTCGAGGTGGCCGCGAGCTTCGGGCTCAACCTGGGCATCGCCTTCCAGATGATGGACGACGTCCTCGACGTCGTGGGCCGGCGCGACCTGTTGGGCAAATCCACCGGCATGGACCTGCGCGACGGCAACCCGTCGCTGCCCATCGTGCTCTCCCTTCTCGACGGACACAAGGCCGTCACCCAGGTGTTCCAGTCGCGGGAGCCCACGGAAAACGACATCCAGCGCGCTCTCGACGCCATGGGCAACGGCAGCGTCATCGAGCGTGCGCGGGATTTCGCCCGCAAGTACGCGCTCAAGGCGTGCCGCGAGGTCGACCGGTTGCCGGACTCGGTGGAGCGGGACGCCCTCAAGGGGCTGGCGCACCTGCTCACGGACCGCGATCGTTAA
- a CDS encoding valine--tRNA ligase, whose protein sequence is MPREIAKSYSHLEVEGEWYARWEGADHFAPAGSGAPSFSMVIPPPNVTGSLHMGHALNNTLQDVLCRFRRMDGHDVLWVPGTDHAGIATQNVVERQLAAEGRDRNELGREAFIEKVWSWREETGHTILRQLRALGVSCDWSRERFTMDEGLSRAVREAFVRLWEEGLLYRAERLINWCPRCKTALADIEVVHEEVDGHLWHVRYPLVEGGEVVVATTRPETMLGDTGVAVHPEDARHSGHIGRRARLPIVGREIPVVADDFVDPEFGTGAVKITPGHDFNDFEIGLRNGLEVINIFDDDAAIRPEAFAGEDGEAPAWAGPYRGQDRLAARERVVRELEEQGLLAEVQPYRHAVGKCYRCQTVIEPYLTPQWFVKIKPLADPAMEAVRDGRTRIIPEAWKNSYFAWMENIKDWCVSRQIWWGHQIPAWYCAGCNESLDAGVERVPPGCVPVVGRSAPERCDTCGGNRFVQDPDVLDTWFSSALWPFSTLGWPDGTADLKAHYPTSTLVTGFDILFFWVARMMMMGLRFMDEVPFRDVYIHALVRDQEGQKMSKSKGNVIDPLIMVNRYGADPFRFTLVAMTAMGRDVKLAEDRIAGYQHFVNKLWNAARFTLMNLDDDVLAEPRRAPADLAGADLDLADRWILSRLRATVERAREAIRTYRFNDFAHHLYQFTWHEFCDWYIEMSKLRLNGADGSGTTQRVLHAVLRNILLMLHPLMPFVTEELWGAVTARDASSARNGDIMVQPYPTAEEFPVDADAEEEVAFLSGIIRAVRNLRTEMNVPPSRKVRVMLSDSEERLALVRAHEPLLCALARTEPPEYLAQGVRPQRMATAIVETTQVYVPLDGAVDLEEESSRLHRSLEKLETEIGRVHNKLANENFTAKARPDVVEREREKAREMEEKIEALNRSLERIRELQAQ, encoded by the coding sequence ATGCCACGAGAAATCGCCAAGTCGTACAGTCATCTGGAAGTGGAGGGCGAGTGGTACGCCCGCTGGGAGGGAGCCGACCACTTCGCGCCGGCCGGCTCCGGCGCGCCGTCTTTCTCCATGGTGATTCCGCCGCCCAACGTCACCGGCTCCCTCCACATGGGGCATGCGCTGAACAACACCCTCCAGGACGTGCTGTGCCGCTTCCGGCGCATGGACGGCCACGACGTGCTGTGGGTGCCCGGAACGGATCACGCGGGCATCGCCACCCAGAACGTGGTGGAGCGCCAGCTTGCCGCCGAGGGCCGGGATCGGAATGAGCTGGGCCGGGAGGCGTTCATCGAGAAGGTCTGGAGCTGGCGCGAGGAGACCGGCCACACCATCCTGCGGCAATTGCGCGCCCTGGGGGTCTCCTGCGACTGGAGCCGCGAGCGCTTCACCATGGACGAGGGCCTCTCCCGGGCGGTGCGCGAAGCCTTCGTCCGCCTCTGGGAGGAGGGGCTGCTCTACCGCGCGGAACGGCTCATCAACTGGTGCCCGCGCTGCAAGACGGCGCTGGCCGACATCGAGGTGGTGCACGAGGAGGTGGACGGCCACCTGTGGCACGTCCGCTATCCGCTGGTGGAGGGAGGCGAGGTGGTGGTCGCGACAACGCGCCCCGAGACCATGCTCGGCGATACGGGGGTCGCGGTCCATCCGGAGGACGCGCGGCACTCGGGCCATATCGGCCGGCGCGCGCGGCTGCCCATCGTGGGCCGCGAGATCCCTGTGGTGGCCGACGATTTCGTGGATCCGGAGTTCGGCACCGGCGCGGTGAAGATCACTCCCGGGCACGACTTCAACGACTTCGAGATCGGCCTGAGAAACGGTCTTGAAGTTATCAATATCTTTGACGACGATGCCGCGATCCGGCCCGAGGCCTTCGCCGGCGAGGACGGCGAGGCGCCGGCCTGGGCCGGCCCTTACCGTGGCCAGGACCGCCTGGCGGCGCGGGAGCGCGTCGTGCGCGAGCTGGAGGAGCAGGGACTGCTGGCCGAGGTCCAGCCGTACCGCCACGCGGTGGGCAAGTGCTACCGTTGCCAGACGGTCATCGAACCCTATCTGACCCCGCAGTGGTTCGTGAAGATCAAGCCGTTGGCCGACCCCGCCATGGAGGCGGTGCGTGACGGCCGCACCCGCATCATCCCGGAAGCGTGGAAGAACTCGTATTTCGCGTGGATGGAGAACATCAAGGACTGGTGCGTGTCGCGGCAGATCTGGTGGGGACACCAGATACCGGCCTGGTATTGCGCCGGCTGCAACGAGTCCCTGGACGCCGGCGTCGAGCGGGTCCCGCCCGGGTGCGTCCCGGTGGTGGGGAGGAGCGCGCCGGAGCGGTGCGACACCTGCGGCGGCAACCGGTTCGTGCAGGACCCCGACGTCCTGGACACCTGGTTCTCCTCCGCCCTGTGGCCGTTCTCGACCCTGGGCTGGCCCGACGGGACCGCGGATCTCAAGGCCCACTATCCCACTTCCACGCTGGTGACGGGGTTCGACATCCTGTTCTTCTGGGTCGCGCGGATGATGATGATGGGGCTCAGGTTCATGGACGAGGTGCCGTTCCGGGACGTCTACATCCACGCCCTGGTGCGGGACCAGGAAGGACAGAAGATGTCCAAGTCCAAGGGCAACGTCATCGACCCGCTCATCATGGTGAACCGCTACGGCGCCGATCCGTTCCGCTTCACCCTGGTGGCCATGACCGCCATGGGGCGGGACGTGAAGCTCGCGGAGGACCGCATCGCGGGCTACCAGCACTTCGTCAACAAGCTGTGGAACGCCGCGCGCTTCACGCTCATGAACCTCGACGACGACGTGCTCGCCGAACCCCGCCGCGCGCCGGCCGATCTCGCCGGGGCCGATCTCGACCTGGCCGACCGCTGGATCCTGTCGCGCCTCAGGGCCACCGTCGAGCGCGCCCGCGAAGCCATTCGCACGTACCGTTTCAACGACTTCGCACACCATCTCTACCAGTTCACGTGGCACGAGTTCTGCGACTGGTACATCGAGATGAGCAAGCTCCGCCTCAACGGCGCGGACGGTTCCGGCACCACCCAGCGAGTGCTGCACGCCGTTCTCCGGAACATCCTGCTGATGCTCCACCCCTTGATGCCGTTCGTGACCGAGGAACTGTGGGGCGCGGTCACCGCCCGGGACGCCTCGTCGGCTCGGAACGGCGACATCATGGTCCAGCCCTACCCGACGGCCGAGGAGTTTCCCGTGGATGCGGACGCGGAGGAAGAGGTGGCGTTTCTCAGCGGCATCATCCGCGCGGTGCGGAACCTCCGCACCGAGATGAACGTGCCGCCCTCCAGGAAGGTCCGGGTCATGCTCTCCGACTCCGAGGAACGCCTGGCCCTCGTGCGCGCTCATGAACCGCTGTTGTGCGCGCTGGCGCGGACGGAGCCGCCGGAGTACCTTGCCCAAGGCGTGCGGCCCCAGCGGATGGCCACGGCCATCGTCGAGACCACCCAGGTCTACGTACCCCTGGACGGGGCCGTGGACCTGGAGGAGGAAAGCAGTCGCCTGCACCGCTCCCTGGAAAAGCTCGAAACCGAGATCGGGCGCGTGCACAACAAGCTCGCCAACGAGAATTTCACGGCCAAGGCCCGGCCGGACGTGGTGGAGCGGGAGCGCGAGAAGGCGCGCGAGATGGAGGAGAAGATCGAGGCACTGAACCGCAGCCTGGAAAGGATACGGGAGCTTCAGGCACAGTGA
- a CDS encoding phosphotransferase, giving the protein MADIAEEFSLGEPFSAAGLHRESAEAFFILETKRGKFLVSIEGFKSENEVKHDIELLLFLRRHGFQCLQPLKSRGGQHYLQADGRFISASRNIDGAEVPVADLTRGQISAAGRVLADLHLIGRGYKKGVENRFSFPRVAALYQDVRKILPAHLKTIVRVLDDEVNYLESYLDNNLPKGIIHGNLSWESMKFKGSRLVGIMDFDKACRGKFICDLATTVNAVCYHEGRYRLDRFEELIMGYEGLRPLSLPEWDSFPNELRFSALRTAVTSLHDFYLRDNGERQRLQKTFRDFFERLLILRREKDGGMEDLLLSMATGYDYRKYQKSKPSR; this is encoded by the coding sequence TTGGCGGATATCGCCGAGGAATTCTCCCTCGGCGAGCCTTTCTCCGCCGCGGGACTCCATCGTGAATCCGCCGAGGCCTTCTTCATTCTCGAAACCAAGCGAGGCAAGTTTCTCGTCTCCATCGAAGGATTCAAGAGCGAGAACGAGGTCAAGCATGACATCGAGCTCCTCCTGTTCCTGCGGCGCCATGGCTTCCAGTGCCTGCAGCCCCTGAAGAGCCGGGGCGGGCAGCACTACCTTCAGGCCGACGGCCGGTTCATTTCGGCCAGCCGCAACATCGATGGGGCCGAGGTACCCGTGGCGGATCTCACACGGGGACAGATTTCCGCCGCTGGACGCGTGCTCGCCGACCTTCATCTGATCGGCAGAGGGTACAAGAAGGGCGTGGAGAACCGCTTCTCCTTCCCGAGGGTCGCGGCGTTGTACCAGGACGTGCGCAAGATCCTGCCCGCGCACCTCAAGACCATCGTGCGGGTGCTGGATGACGAGGTCAACTACCTTGAATCCTATCTCGACAACAACCTCCCCAAGGGCATCATCCACGGCAATCTGTCCTGGGAGAGCATGAAGTTCAAGGGCTCGCGCCTGGTCGGGATCATGGACTTCGACAAGGCGTGCCGCGGGAAATTCATCTGCGACCTTGCCACGACCGTCAATGCCGTGTGCTACCACGAAGGACGTTACCGGCTGGACCGGTTCGAGGAACTGATCATGGGCTACGAAGGGCTGCGCCCCCTGTCGCTGCCCGAGTGGGACTCGTTCCCCAACGAGTTGCGGTTCTCGGCCCTGCGCACCGCCGTCACCAGCCTGCACGATTTCTACCTGCGGGATAACGGGGAGCGGCAGCGGCTCCAGAAGACCTTTCGCGATTTCTTCGAGCGGTTGCTGATTCTCAGGCGGGAAAAGGACGGGGGCATGGAAGACCTGCTGCTGTCCATGGCAACCGGTTACGACTACCGGAAGTACCAGAAGTCCAAGCCTTCCCGCTGA
- a CDS encoding metallophosphoesterase family protein, with amino-acid sequence MKCYVIGDVHGCVDELSALVASLPLERDDTLVFLGDYIDRGPDSKGVVDYLTELSRHGEQKTVFLRGNHEDMMLSYMDLSGRHGDAFLLNGGLATLASYGVRAPAGSPTAEDGRRLLAALPPEHVEFFMRLEPWYFVDGFLCVHAGINPRRTWDEQVGEELIWIRHEFIMNPHPLSHTVLFGHTPMQEVFFDLPYKIGLDTGLVYGNALSCLEITRRTLYQIRHGSRAVRVTDVAGRWEHQSG; translated from the coding sequence ATGAAATGTTACGTGATCGGTGACGTGCACGGATGCGTGGACGAACTGTCGGCCCTCGTCGCGAGCCTTCCCCTTGAAAGGGACGACACCCTCGTCTTCCTGGGCGACTACATCGACCGCGGCCCCGACTCGAAAGGGGTCGTCGACTATCTCACCGAGTTGAGCCGGCACGGCGAGCAGAAGACCGTGTTCCTGCGCGGCAACCATGAAGACATGATGCTGTCGTACATGGACTTGTCGGGCCGCCACGGCGACGCCTTTCTCCTGAACGGCGGACTGGCCACCCTCGCCAGCTATGGCGTGAGGGCCCCGGCCGGCTCACCGACCGCGGAGGACGGCCGGCGTCTTCTGGCCGCACTGCCGCCGGAGCACGTCGAGTTCTTCATGCGGCTCGAGCCGTGGTACTTCGTCGACGGTTTCCTGTGCGTGCACGCGGGCATCAACCCGCGGCGCACGTGGGACGAGCAGGTGGGCGAGGAACTCATCTGGATACGGCACGAGTTCATCATGAACCCGCATCCCTTGTCCCACACCGTCCTCTTCGGCCACACGCCGATGCAGGAAGTCTTCTTCGACCTGCCCTACAAGATCGGCCTCGACACCGGCCTCGTCTACGGCAACGCCCTGAGCTGCCTGGAGATCACCCGCCGGACGCTCTACCAGATCCGCCACGGCAGCCGCGCGGTACGGGTGACCGACGTGGCCGGTCGCTGGGAGCATCAATCGGGCTGA
- a CDS encoding ornithine cyclodeaminase family protein: MILVLRPEDIDGLITMKEAVDLVREGFAQWDRNPDISMVRRRTHMPSNVRVSVHQGGLPEVGVTGLMTHCEWTKNPVRGAHSIEAFPVRGRPTQVLFDSETGELRCLIIGEPRPRELSLSGVSALRTAANSAVGTDLLARKDAGTIGMLGSQNQAKYHLLALREIRNISSVKVFSPNPEHRKEFADEMGDLTGLEIRPVDSAREAVKDVDMVIAATSSNVPVLDGRWLEPGVHLTSIVLSNIGLMRGGFVPKMRQELDDESMRRADVIGVNSRQTIEVDQPGDFMERLEKGIISWDKIVEAGEILNGVKPGRTDDSQITLFKNTGGVGISDVAIGGKLYQLARERGLGIELPIDGAEWREPL, translated from the coding sequence ATGATCCTGGTATTGCGTCCGGAAGACATCGACGGCCTGATCACCATGAAGGAAGCCGTCGACCTGGTGAGGGAGGGGTTCGCGCAGTGGGATCGGAATCCCGACATCAGCATGGTGCGCCGTCGCACGCACATGCCGTCCAACGTGCGCGTCAGCGTCCATCAGGGGGGTCTGCCCGAGGTCGGGGTCACCGGCCTCATGACCCACTGCGAGTGGACCAAGAATCCGGTCCGCGGAGCGCATTCCATCGAGGCGTTTCCCGTGCGCGGTCGTCCCACGCAGGTGCTTTTCGATTCCGAGACCGGAGAGTTGCGCTGCCTCATCATCGGCGAGCCCAGGCCGCGCGAGCTGTCCCTGAGCGGGGTTTCCGCCTTGCGCACCGCCGCCAACAGCGCGGTGGGCACGGACCTTCTGGCGCGCAAGGACGCCGGCACCATCGGCATGCTGGGATCGCAGAATCAGGCCAAGTACCACCTGCTCGCGTTGCGCGAAATACGCAACATCAGCAGCGTCAAGGTGTTCAGCCCTAACCCGGAGCACCGCAAGGAATTCGCCGATGAGATGGGCGACCTCACGGGACTGGAGATCCGCCCGGTGGACAGCGCCCGGGAGGCGGTCAAGGACGTCGACATGGTCATCGCCGCCACCAGTTCCAACGTCCCGGTGCTGGACGGCCGCTGGCTGGAGCCCGGCGTTCACCTGACCTCCATCGTGCTCAGCAACATCGGCCTGATGCGCGGCGGTTTCGTCCCCAAGATGCGCCAGGAACTGGACGACGAAAGCATGCGGCGCGCGGACGTCATCGGCGTCAACTCCCGCCAGACCATCGAGGTGGACCAGCCCGGCGACTTCATGGAGCGGCTCGAAAAGGGCATCATCTCCTGGGACAAAATCGTCGAAGCGGGCGAGATCCTGAACGGCGTCAAGCCGGGGCGCACGGACGATAGCCAGATCACCCTGTTCAAGAACACCGGCGGGGTGGGGATCTCGGACGTGGCCATCGGCGGCAAGCTGTACCAGTTGGCGCGCGAACGCGGCCTGGGCATCGAGCTGCCCATCGACGGCGCCGAATGGCGCGAGCCGCTCTAG
- a CDS encoding ornithine cyclodeaminase family protein: protein MLILNNDEIETLLSMDSCIEVLNKAYQQLADGHAVNRPRTDLYLPFPETAGVYAFKSMEAGLFDPKVVALRLNSDVIRWEDRGDRIVKDKIPKAPGGKWVGLVLLFSAETGEPLAIFPDGVIQAYRVAASSAVAARYMAQENVTCLGMLGSGWQARAHVEAFCKVRSFEKVLVFSPTQANRESFCAEMAAKAGVPVEPCADAAVVAAQSEVLVAATNAITRVIPPEWVRPGLHFTCVKPSELGDETVARADRVVLHTRKAAPENYIAGMGDERVVAHDPLEFLNAADKDAVERPKEPPWVDAPELKDVVSGRVAGRTSPDESTCFINTIGLGLQFAAVGGAVYADARAKGVGREIPTEWFLESVHP from the coding sequence ATGTTGATTCTCAACAACGACGAGATCGAGACGCTGTTGTCGATGGACTCCTGCATCGAAGTGCTGAACAAGGCCTACCAGCAGCTCGCCGACGGCCATGCCGTCAACCGCCCGCGCACGGACCTCTACCTACCCTTTCCCGAGACCGCGGGCGTGTACGCCTTCAAGTCCATGGAGGCGGGGCTGTTCGATCCCAAGGTGGTGGCCCTGCGGCTCAACTCCGACGTGATCCGCTGGGAGGACCGCGGCGATCGCATCGTCAAGGACAAGATTCCCAAGGCGCCGGGGGGCAAGTGGGTCGGGCTCGTGCTGCTGTTCTCGGCCGAGACCGGCGAGCCTCTGGCCATCTTTCCGGACGGGGTGATCCAGGCCTACCGCGTGGCGGCTTCCAGCGCGGTGGCGGCCCGGTACATGGCGCAAGAGAACGTCACCTGTCTCGGGATGCTCGGCTCCGGCTGGCAGGCCCGCGCCCACGTGGAGGCTTTCTGCAAGGTGCGTTCGTTCGAGAAGGTGCTGGTGTTCAGCCCGACCCAGGCGAACCGCGAATCGTTCTGCGCGGAAATGGCGGCCAAGGCCGGGGTTCCGGTGGAACCGTGCGCGGACGCCGCGGTGGTGGCGGCGCAGTCCGAGGTGCTGGTGGCGGCCACCAACGCGATTACGCGGGTGATTCCGCCGGAATGGGTGCGGCCCGGCCTCCATTTCACCTGCGTCAAGCCGTCGGAATTGGGCGACGAAACCGTGGCGCGCGCAGACCGCGTGGTCCTGCACACGCGCAAGGCGGCCCCGGAGAACTACATCGCCGGCATGGGCGATGAAAGGGTAGTGGCCCACGACCCGCTGGAGTTCCTCAACGCGGCGGACAAGGACGCGGTGGAACGGCCCAAGGAACCGCCCTGGGTCGACGCGCCGGAGCTCAAGGACGTGGTGTCCGGAAGAGTGGCGGGTCGCACGAGCCCGGACGAGTCCACCTGTTTCATCAACACCATCGGCCTGGGGCTGCAGTTCGCGGCCGTGGGCGGCGCGGTCTACGCGGACGCCAGGGCCAAGGGGGTAGGGCGGGAGATCCCGACGGAGTGGTTCCTGGAGTCGGTGCACCCGTAA